CAGCGGCTCAACGCCGTGGTCATCGAAGAGCCCGGCATCTGCGAAGCCTTTTCCGATTTCTTTGACTATCTGCCCGAGAGCGATCTGACCCTGAGCCGGGAGGGGATGATTGACCTGCTGAAAAGCTACTTATAAAGGAGAATCCATGAAAACCGACGACGTAAACAACCAGGCGCTGACGCCAGAACAGGCCAAGGCCCTGGAGGAAAGCCTGGAGAATATTAACGCGGCCCTGGCCGTGGAGGAAAAGGACCGGGAGCCCGGAAAGCCCTACATCAAACACACACACCGGGTCACCCATGAGACCATTACCCTCTGCGACCCTAAAACCGGCAAGGAGCGGAAACTCACCGATGAGGAGCGGGCGGCCATGACCACTGTGGAGGAGACTGTGCGCTACTATCCCGACTTCCGTCTGAAATGGGGCGAATACCTCTGCGATCCCGGCAAAGGCTGGACTCTGGAGGACTATGAGCACTACGAAGAGCGCATGAAAGAGTACGCCGAGACCGGAAGCGTCCGCGCCGAGTGGGGACGGCTGAGACCCCTGACCGAGGAGATCGAGCGCCCCGCCTTCCCCGTGAACGCCCTGCCCGAGCCCTACGCCTCCTACACCGAAGCCCTGGCCGCGAGCCTCCAGGTGCCCGTGGACATGGTGGGCGTGTCCGTGCTGGCCCTGCTGGGCGGCTGCCTGCAGAAGCGGTACGAGATCAACGCAAAGGATAAATTCACGGTGCCTCTGGGACTGTACACCCTGGTGGTGGCCGACCCCGGCGAGCGGAAATCCAGTGTCTACGACGAGGTGGTGCGCCCAGTCAAGGACTACGAGCAAAAGCTCTGGAAAGAATATCAGAAGAACCAGTTCGATGACGAGCTGGAGCAGGAGCTGGCAGAGGAAGCCTTTAAGACCGCCAAGAACCAGTACAAGAAATGCAAAGAATCCTCCGAGCGGGAGGCACTGAAGGAAACCATGCTCGAGCTCAAGGAAAAAATCGCCTTTTTCCAGAAAAAATGCCCGCCCTGCCTGTATATGGACGATACCACCAACGCGGCCCTGGAACAGGAGCTGGCCCGCAACGGCGGCCGTATGATCATCATGTCCGATGAGGGCGACCTGTTCGCCAACATGATGGGCCTGTACACCGGCGGCCAGCATACCCTGGGCGCTCTGCTCAAGGGCCACACCGGCGGCAGCTCCAAGACCCACCGCGTGGGCCGCGACCCCGTCCACCTGCCCGCCAGCAACCTGAGCATTCTGCTCATGGTCCAGCCCATCATCATCGACACCATTATGGCCGACCCTGTGATGCGGGGCCGCGGCATGAACGCCCGCTTTCTCTACACCATGCCCAAAACCAGGGTGGGCGAGCGCAACATCGAGACCGCCCCCGACGTGGACCCCAAAATCGACGCGGACTACTACAACGCTGTCTACAGCCTGTACGCAGACAACCACATCACCCTCGAGCCAAAACCCAGGCAGCTTGAGCTGAAGGACAGCGCTCAGATGGCCTATATGGCCTATGAGACTGTGTTTGAGCGCCGTCTGAAAGGGGATATGAAGGATATAAGAGACTGGGGCAGCAAGCTCGGCGGCGAGATGCTGCGCCTGGTGGGCATCCTTCAGTGCGCCGCCCACCCCCATGCCATCCTGGAGACCCCGGTGGCCAAGGAAACCGTGGATCAGGCCTACAAGCTGGCCCGCTATTTCGGCGAGTACGCACGCATCATCTATAATATGGGCGAGGGGATGGACCCGAATATGGGCGTCTGCCGGCGGATTGTGGAGGTGGTCCGGGCCCAGGGGCTCAAAACCTTCTCGAAAACCGAGCTCTTTGGCATCTCACGCATGGGCTGTAAAAAAATTTCAGATCTGCTGCCCTATCTGAATATTCTGGAAGACTACGGCTATCTGAGAAGCGGCCAGTTCACCAATGGAAACCGCACCTTTACAGGCTACCAGGTGAACCCGGCAGTGTTTGAAGCCCAGGAGGTCATCCATAACAACGCATAACCACTGACATTTTTATCAGGAGCCCCAAAACCTGCAAAGCAGGATAAGACTCATTAGGCATTTTTATGTAATGTTTATTTTATATAAATATTATATTATAAAAATGTCTTTTTTTCATTTTCAAGATTGAATTAAAGGTATACGGTTTGGAAGTTAGTGGCTATGCGTTGTTATGGCCTAAATTCACCCCAAAAGATAAAAAAGCATCCCGCCCAAATACTTGATTTTTCCTTAATTAGATGGGTAAAACTCTTTAAAAGATTAATTTTTACCATTAAGAAAAGGAAAATAAAATGAAAACACATCGCTTACCGATCCTCCGGACCTTTTTATTCGCAGTGCTGCTGCTTCTGGCGGGCCTGCTTTTCTGGTCTGCGCCGGTGCGTGCAGAGGGCAGCCGCGAGCTGGCAGCCGAGGGCGGCGACCGGCCCTACACCGAGTGGTACGACCACAAGGACGCGGGCGTGCTGCGCCATCAGATCGTCAAGGTCTACGCCAAGGCAGGGGAGACCCTGTACTTTGGCTCCAGCGTCACCGATAATGTGAATAAGCAGGACATTGTCATGCGTTATACCGGCGCCGATGACTCGGGCTACGAGCCCTTTACCATCGCGCCGGGCCAGCAGGGCATGGAGCTTGTCTATGACACCAACACCGGCGACAATGCAGGCTATCTCATGAACCGCGATCAGGAAAAGGCCGGCCCGGACATTGCGGGCACCGGCACGGGCTACAAGCCCCTGGTCTTTAAAGTGATCGAAACCGGCAACTACGAGTTTGAGTTCCACGCCCGGCTGGACAGCGGCAACCGGAACAACCCCCGCCCCCTGAACGTGGACAGCAACGACGCCTGGAAGGCAAGCGGACAGGGCGACAGCACCGTGGCGGCCTGGGACGTGACCGTGGCCAAGGCGGACGGCACCCAGGTGCCCGGAAGGGTATTCACCCATTTTCTGACCCTGAACATGGGCAACAACGGCCGCAGTCTGGAGTCCAAGGTGCGGGTGCTCACCCTCGACGGGTTTCAGTACTGCGTGGATATGAACGGCATGGACCCCTTTGGCTTTATTTTCTTTGCCAACAACCGCGGCCTGGTCGTGGATGACACCAACAACAGCTATTACCACTCCTTTTACTCCGACAATCCAGGACAGGGCGTGGACATTGACACCCTCATCAACCATGATCCCTCCCTGCAGCTCAACTCACCCATTGTTCCGGACAACGGCCTGGACATCAATGACCGCATCTTCTTCAACACACCAGATACCGAGCTGCTGGAATCCCTGGGGATGGCCCAGGAGCCAGACACCAGCGGCACCGTGAGCGATTTTAAATTCACGGGCTTCAAGGAAGGCTTCGGCTACGTGGGCGAGGGCGGCACCTTTACCTTCAACGCCCAGAACATCAGCAGCTATGAGCTCAAAATTGACCTGAGAAACTACCAGGAAAAACAGGCTGACGGCAGCTACAAAACCGTAGACCATGGCATTGTGACCATTGGCAACGCCTGCGTCGACGGGCTTAACAGCGTATCCTGGAACGGCAGGGACGCGGACGGCAACGTGCTGCCCGCGGGCAAGTGTGACCTGACCGAGGTGACCCTCCAGGCCCGGGGCGGCGAGGTTCATCTGCCGCTTCTGGATGTGGAAAATAACCCGGGCGGCATCATTGTTGAGCGCTGCAACGGCGGCGGCACCGATGCCGAGCGCCACACCATCTACTATAACAATACCACCGTCCCGGCCCTGAACGGCGCAGACGCCGACCAGAGCGCAGGTGTGGACAGCACAGACGGCGCCATGAAATTCTCAGGCAACAAAGGCAACCGGACCATTCTGGACGTCTGGGCCTATTACAAAATCGGCGATCCGGGCAGCCTGAGCACCAACCTCGAGCTGATCCCAAGAACCGACGACACCAACGGCGAGATCCGCGGCCTGGTCTTCTACGACAGCAACAAGGACGGCATCTACGCCAAAATCGACCAGGATTATCCGCTGCCAAACGTGACGGTTGAACTGCTGGGGCCTGACGGCAAAACCGTTATCGCCACCACAACCACCGACATTTCCGGCAGCTATGTGTTCACCAATGTCCCCTTCTCAGAGGACGCCTACCGGGTACAGGTGGTCAGCCCCTATCCGGGCATGAACGCCTGCACCACCAAGGATAAAACAGACGCCGCAAAGACCAACGAGCTCCAGCTCGACACCGTGGACCCGGCCACCCCCAACGTGACCAACACCGACGTCGGCTACTACGTGCCCCCGGAAACCATCAGCATTCCCGTGCAAAAGCTCTGGAACGATGTGGACGACACCACCGGGCGGCCCAGCGAGATTGTGGTCAAGCTGCTCAAGAACGGCAAGCCCACCCTGGAAAGCCTGACCCTGAACGCCGGAAATGGCTGGAGGGGCAGCTTTGACAACCTGCTCAAATTTGAAAACGGCAAGGCCATCCAGTACACCATCGCCGAGGTGACCGTGGACGGCTATACCAGCCAGACCCAGGGCGATATGACCTCAGGCTACACCCTGATCAACACCCGCGTGGGCAAGACCAGCCTGTCCGGCACCAAGACCTGGAAGGACGACGGCGGCGCCCGGCCCGAAGTCACGCTGACCCTTAAAGCGGGCGGCACTCCAGTTGCAGGCGCGGTACCGGTCTGGGACAAGACCGGCGACGTCTGGACCTGGAGCTTCGACAACCTGGACAAGTTTGACGGAAACGGCCGCCTCATCACCTACACCGTGGAAGAAGCGGTTCCCGACGGCTACAAGGCCGAATACGACGGCAATAACATCACCAACATCCGCTTTGGCTACACCAAGGTCACCGGCCAGAAGACTTGGCAGGATGGCGGTCAGAACAACAGCCAGCGCCCCAATATTACACTCACCCTCAAGGCAGACGGCGAGGTAGTGCAGGATGCGGTGCCATTCTGGACCTATGAGAGCAACATCTGGTCCTATACCTTTGAAAACCTGCTGAAATACAACAAAGAGGGGCAGCTCATCACCTACACGGTAGAAGAAGCCCCTATGGACGGCTACACCACCACCATGAACGGCAACGACATTACAAACACCCGCACAGGCATTACCAGCCTGGAGGGCAAAAAAATCTGGCAGGATGACAACGACGTGGACGGCAAGCGCCCGTCCGAGGTCACC
The DNA window shown above is from Eubacterium limosum and carries:
- a CDS encoding Cna B-type domain-containing protein, encoding MKTHRLPILRTFLFAVLLLLAGLLFWSAPVRAEGSRELAAEGGDRPYTEWYDHKDAGVLRHQIVKVYAKAGETLYFGSSVTDNVNKQDIVMRYTGADDSGYEPFTIAPGQQGMELVYDTNTGDNAGYLMNRDQEKAGPDIAGTGTGYKPLVFKVIETGNYEFEFHARLDSGNRNNPRPLNVDSNDAWKASGQGDSTVAAWDVTVAKADGTQVPGRVFTHFLTLNMGNNGRSLESKVRVLTLDGFQYCVDMNGMDPFGFIFFANNRGLVVDDTNNSYYHSFYSDNPGQGVDIDTLINHDPSLQLNSPIVPDNGLDINDRIFFNTPDTELLESLGMAQEPDTSGTVSDFKFTGFKEGFGYVGEGGTFTFNAQNISSYELKIDLRNYQEKQADGSYKTVDHGIVTIGNACVDGLNSVSWNGRDADGNVLPAGKCDLTEVTLQARGGEVHLPLLDVENNPGGIIVERCNGGGTDAERHTIYYNNTTVPALNGADADQSAGVDSTDGAMKFSGNKGNRTILDVWAYYKIGDPGSLSTNLELIPRTDDTNGEIRGLVFYDSNKDGIYAKIDQDYPLPNVTVELLGPDGKTVIATTTTDISGSYVFTNVPFSEDAYRVQVVSPYPGMNACTTKDKTDAAKTNELQLDTVDPATPNVTNTDVGYYVPPETISIPVQKLWNDVDDTTGRPSEIVVKLLKNGKPTLESLTLNAGNGWRGSFDNLLKFENGKAIQYTIAEVTVDGYTSQTQGDMTSGYTLINTRVGKTSLSGTKTWKDDGGARPEVTLTLKAGGTPVAGAVPVWDKTGDVWTWSFDNLDKFDGNGRLITYTVEEAVPDGYKAEYDGNNITNIRFGYTKVTGQKTWQDGGQNNSQRPNITLTLKADGEVVQDAVPFWTYESNIWSYTFENLLKYNKEGQLITYTVEEAPMDGYTTTMNGNDITNTRTGITSLEGKKIWQDDNDVDGKRPSEVTVQLMQSIDHGAPVPVDGKTAVIDEAAGWSYSFTDLPAYDSQGRDIIYTVAEKGVDPGDYSTSYDGTDIINTHPANPTIEVAGAKTWEDNNDAEGLRPESITVHLMKDGVEAASQTVTGPDWQYRFEGLKAGTADNPIHYTVKEDPIEHYTTSYDGANITNTRIPTITVSGIKTWKDGHNANRPYLDLILMANGVEQPDKTPEWSKQDGDVWTYEYRNLDKFDAEGKTITYTVTEAIPAGYGGYQDPENPFNFTNVRDEVTSLHGRKTWSDKNNQDGMRPESVTVQLMQSIGGAAATPVEGQTQVMSAENYWTYNFERIPGYDQNGDAIVYTVKEIDLPDGYSADYNGNNIVNVHPAKEKIQITGTKTWGDDNDASGKRPGSVRVHLKANGVEIAAQTVYGPDWQYIFENLDKTGDDGSLVAYTVVEDQVPGYDTIYNGYNITNQCRDCSVPPEPKKLGSISGNVFYDDNWDKKWDHDTEAPVGNIVVTLYNEAGDKVGETFADSNGYYRFTDLEYGAYTVSVSDRGDGYVCTTENQQQKITLDAPEQEAADVGFAKKEPPVDPPVDPPVNPPVNPPTDPGTPDIVPPQSFEVPPQVPAASVNPNTGTRAAYAGVFGAVLLLAVTAVLRKVRRR
- a CDS encoding YfjI family protein, which encodes MKTDDVNNQALTPEQAKALEESLENINAALAVEEKDREPGKPYIKHTHRVTHETITLCDPKTGKERKLTDEERAAMTTVEETVRYYPDFRLKWGEYLCDPGKGWTLEDYEHYEERMKEYAETGSVRAEWGRLRPLTEEIERPAFPVNALPEPYASYTEALAASLQVPVDMVGVSVLALLGGCLQKRYEINAKDKFTVPLGLYTLVVADPGERKSSVYDEVVRPVKDYEQKLWKEYQKNQFDDELEQELAEEAFKTAKNQYKKCKESSEREALKETMLELKEKIAFFQKKCPPCLYMDDTTNAALEQELARNGGRMIIMSDEGDLFANMMGLYTGGQHTLGALLKGHTGGSSKTHRVGRDPVHLPASNLSILLMVQPIIIDTIMADPVMRGRGMNARFLYTMPKTRVGERNIETAPDVDPKIDADYYNAVYSLYADNHITLEPKPRQLELKDSAQMAYMAYETVFERRLKGDMKDIRDWGSKLGGEMLRLVGILQCAAHPHAILETPVAKETVDQAYKLARYFGEYARIIYNMGEGMDPNMGVCRRIVEVVRAQGLKTFSKTELFGISRMGCKKISDLLPYLNILEDYGYLRSGQFTNGNRTFTGYQVNPAVFEAQEVIHNNA